In Streptomyces sclerotialus, one genomic interval encodes:
- a CDS encoding histidine phosphatase family protein: MSTGAENEDITVVHLMRHGEVHNPDGVLYGRRPGYHLSDLGRRMADRVAEHLAERDITHVVASPLERAQETAAPIGKAHGLDVDSDPRLIEAGNIFEGKTFGVGDGALKRPGNWRYLTNPFRPSWGEPYIEQVVRMMAALGAARDAARGHEAVAVSHQLPIWIVRSFAERRRLWHDPRKRQCTLASLTSFTFHGDRIVSVGYTEPALDLVPEHLRAGAQPRFGRGSVKGRPKAAGA, from the coding sequence ATGAGCACGGGTGCCGAGAACGAGGACATCACCGTCGTCCACCTGATGCGCCACGGCGAGGTGCACAACCCCGACGGCGTCCTCTACGGGCGGCGCCCGGGGTACCACCTCTCCGACCTCGGCCGGCGGATGGCCGACCGGGTCGCCGAGCACCTCGCCGAGCGCGACATCACGCACGTCGTCGCCTCCCCGCTGGAGCGGGCGCAGGAGACGGCCGCGCCGATCGGCAAGGCGCACGGGCTGGACGTCGACAGCGACCCGCGGCTCATCGAGGCCGGGAACATCTTCGAGGGCAAGACCTTCGGGGTCGGCGACGGCGCGCTCAAGCGCCCGGGCAACTGGCGGTACCTGACCAACCCCTTCCGGCCGTCCTGGGGCGAGCCGTACATCGAGCAGGTCGTGCGGATGATGGCGGCGCTCGGCGCGGCCCGCGACGCGGCGCGCGGCCACGAGGCGGTGGCGGTCAGCCACCAGCTGCCGATCTGGATCGTGCGCAGCTTCGCCGAGCGGCGCCGGCTGTGGCACGACCCGCGCAAGCGGCAGTGCACCCTCGCCTCGCTGACGTCCTTCACCTTCCACGGTGACCGGATCGTCTCGGTCGGTTACACCGAGCCCGCGCTCGACCTGGTGCCGGAGCACCTG